The following nucleotide sequence is from Chiroxiphia lanceolata isolate bChiLan1 chromosome 29, bChiLan1.pri, whole genome shotgun sequence.
TTTTGCTCGGGATTTGGGATTTCCATTGGTTTTTCCACCCCCGTGTTCCAAGAGCAAGGTGTCTCTGCCTCTGGAAGCTGAACCTgtgtcccagccctgtgtcaTTCCAGGGATTTACACCTGAGCCAGGGCCTTTTCCTAGCAGAGCTTTGGCTCGGGGAAGGTTTATCCCGGGAATGACCCAAGGCGGGTGTGGAGCAGCTCCGGGGACCGAGATCCAGCCGCTTGGGACATAGACACTTCACATTCCCTGCGGAACCAGTGAAGCTCCCGGCGTTCCCGAACCAGCCACGTGGAATTCCCACCCATTCCCGAGGTGTTTGTCTCggtccctggctctgctccgCAGGGAAAGGCCTCACCCGGCTGGTTCCTTATCAGCCTAGGAGTGGGATTGGGCTGGGATGAGCTCCGGggttgggatggggctggaatTGGCTCTGGGGTTGGGATGGGCTCCGTGGCTCCTGCCTGTTTTCCACAGGGCATTCCTGCACCTGGAGCCGGAGTGGGAACATGGAGAGGTAGGTGGATGGGATGGACCTGCTTGCACCTCCCCACCTTGAAAAACCTCGTGGTGGGGATTTCCTGAATCCAGAGGCTTCCATGGGATTCATTCCGGCTCCCCTTCCTTGCCGAGTTGCATCTGTGGGGTTTGAATCCTGAGGAAGGGATTGTGCCGCCAttctctgggatttggggaacTCCTGCCCTTCAGGATCCTTCCAGGATCCTTCCTGACTTGTTTTGTATTGAGAGGTCCCAGGGAGGTTGAAGCTCCATGAGGAGATTTGAGCTCCATGAGGAAGTTGGAGCTCCATGGGGAGTTTGGTGCTCCCTGAGGAGATTTGAACTCCATAAAAAGGTTGGAGTTCCATGAGATTGGAGCTCCCTGAGGAGGTTGGAGCTCCTGAGGAGGTTGGAGTTCCTGAGGAGGTTGGAGCTCCGTGGGATTGGAGCTCCGTGGGTTTGGAGCTCCGTGAGGAGGTTGGAGCTCCGTGAGGAGGCCGGAGCTCTCCGAGGAAGTCAGAGCTCTCCAAGGCTGGAGTTGGGCTCAGAGTGGACCCTGGGGGGGTTCACTGGGATCCACCACATCCAGGACACTGccggtgtccctgtccctcctttttcccccatccctgaccacatccctgtccctctcctgtcccttttccctgcctgtgtccctgtcctggtccCTGACGTGTCTTTGTCCATtccctgtcccattccctgtccctgcccatgtcctTGTGccattccccatcccactccacTCCCGGCTGATGGTGCCGTGTCCATGTCCAGGATGGAGCGGATGACGGAGGACGCGCTGCGGCTGAACCTGCTCAAGCGGGGCCTGGAGACGGGGCCGGAGGAACGCGAGGACGTCCTGGCCAAACGGCTGAAGATGGAGGGCCACGAGGCCATGGAGCGGCTCAAGATGCTTGCCCTGCTCAAGAGGAAGgacctggcagggctggaggtgccccaCGAGCTCCCAGGAAAGCCCGACGGGATCAAGGGCTACGAGGAGAAGCTCAACGGGAGCCTGAGGCCCCACGGGGATGGGAggggctcggcccggcccggcaaGGAGAACATCAACGACGAGCCCGTGGACATGAGTGCCAGGAGGAGGTGGGTGTGGGAATGCCAGGATGGGAGTGGGAATGCCAGGATGGGAGCAGCCAGCTGGGGGCAGGAATGCCGGGATGGGAGCAGCCAGGAGGAGGTCGGTGCGGGGATGCTGGGATGAGAGAGGTAGAAGAAGCCTGGTCAGGGATTAAATGGGATTTGGGGGCTCTGGTAGATCAGATTCCAGTGGgtaaaggggctccaagagctggagagggacatggGAATGGTGGGATAAGAGGCAATGGGTTCATGTGGACGGTTTGGTTAAGTGGGATGTTGGGAAGCAGTTGGGAATGTGGGAATTGGGAATTCTTTCTTGTGTAGGGGGTGGCACAGGTTATCCAGGGGATTTGTGGgttcctcatccctggaagtgtccaaggccaggttggacaggacttggagcagcctgggctatGGAGTGCGGAGTCGATGGGCTGCGTCCCTGGAATTCCATGGATGTTGTGCAAGATGAAGGGAATCCAGTTGGGCACCAGCACCAGACACTTGGATCAGGGGTCAGCCCTGGAAGGAGGTGGGAATATCCCACTCTGAGTTTGGAAATCGTTGTGAAGTTTCATGGGGGGTGTCTCATTTCCCTGGATTTTCCCTGGAAACGTGCTCCATGTCTTCCCACCTCCCTCACCGTGGCTCCTGTTCCAGTGGTTCCCTTGGAATTCTGCTCTTTCCTGGACAAAGGAAATCCGGTGATTCCTTGTGGATTTTCCTGTTGGATTTGGACTTTGGCTTTGTGTAACTCCCCTCAATGGAATGTAAATAATCCAACCTGGATTTATCCGGATGCTCCTGCAAAATCATCCCTGCCAGCTGTGGGGAAAATCCTGGACCAGGATCCACTGCTGGATCCCTCTGGTTTGAAACTCCTGGGACGCAACTTGGATTGCTTGGATGGGCTCCTGCTGGATCCATCTCCATGGGATGCTCCGGACCTTCTCTTCTGGAGAAGGGGCAGCTCCAGTGCTTTGGAATATCCACAGAAACAGCTGGAATGTTTGGGAGACGAAGACAACTCcccctctgagcatcttcagAGCAGCTAAATCTGGGATCGGGCTCCATGTTTCCTCCTGGGTGTTCGGAGCTGAAAGTTTGGGATGCGGTATTCCATGATCTCCTCACTCCAAGGACCTTCCAGGGAACTGGAGCATGACAATCCCGGCTGCTTCCATGGCTCCATGCTGGATTATTCCACAGTTTTCCAAGGCTCTCCCGCATGAAGACGTGAAATCTGCATCTCCTTCCCGGGGATAATCCCTGGATCCCAACATTGGCTTTTAGttcagtctttcttttcccagctgctccttttgctttttgattCCCTCACAGATCCATTGGATATTTACTTGGATTTTCCTTTAGAGACTGTGCTTTTCCGATAGATTTGGGCTGAGATAGGCTTGGAATGATGGCATTACCGGGAGGGCTTGTCCCCTTCTCCCCTACACCGTGGTGAGGATGAGCCATTCCAGGCTGGAACATCCCAGAGTCTGGATTAGAATCTGTATTATTCCCAATTCCCAGGTGGGATTTGCCCACCTGGagcttccccctctcccctgctgGGGTGGTTTGGAGGGATTGGACTCccggggggggcggggccgtGTTCCAGCCGGGATCCGTGTTGGATTGAGGGGTGGTCCCGGTGCAGGATTCCTGCTTTCTCGGCTCATCCCGGTGTGTTCCTGCAGTGACCCGGAGCGGGGCCGCCTGACGCCATCCCCAGACATCATCGTGCTGTCGGACAACGAGGCCTCCAGCCCCCGCTCCAGCTCCCGCATGGAGGAGCGGCTCAAGGCCGCCaacctggagatgttcaaggtGAGGGAGCCCGGAATTCCGGCGGCTTTGGGCCCTCCCAGCAATTTCCTGGCACAACCACCCACTTCCTGCTCCCAAATCCGCCCAAATGATCCAAATTCCTGCTCGGGTTGAGCTTCCTTCTGGTCTTTCCCTCACGTTTTCCCGGCGTTCCTGGTTTTTCCAGGGGAAGAGCCTGGAGGAGCGGCAGCAGCTGATCAAGCAGCTCCGGGACGAACTGCGGCTGGAGGAGGCCCGACTGGTGCTCCTGAAGAAGCTGCGGCAGAGCCAACTCCAGAAGGAGAACGTGGTCCAGAAGGTGAGGCTTGGGATGGGAGGGATCATGGGAAGGACCACGCGTGGCACATCCTGTGGGAAATCCCCCAAATCCGCAGCCCCGGCACAACCGGGAACACAAACCTGCGGTGCTCAGCATCACAACTCGTGGAATTCCGTCTCTCCGGGGGCTGATCCTGGCTCTCCCCCCCATTCCCGATCCAGACCCCTGTTGTCCAGAACGCCGCCTCCATCGTGCAGCCGTCGCCGGCCCACGTGGGGCAGCAGGGCCTGTCCAAGatcccggcccggcccggagCCCAGGGTGTGGAGCCACAGAACTTACGGACACTGCAGGTGAGCgttcccccctttccctggaAAACACCCACTCTGCTGGATGCACACCCAGCTGAGATCCCTTCTCCAGGAGGCAGAGGAGTTCCGGCACTCCCCGGCCAGgagttggggtttggggttgtgCTGGGGTTGTGCTGGGTGGGAATTAGACCCCACAATCCTTGTGGATCCAGCTtgatattccatgattccttaAATATCCAGTGTCCCTATTGGGATGGGGTGAGGACATTGCCTCTGCCTGTAgccttcctgcttttcccaaagGATTCACGTTCTAGccttatttttgtgttatttagTTTGCTGAGTTTAGGGAGTccaaggagcatttggacaacagGATTTTTGGGATTGTCCTGTGTCTGTCTCTTCCCACTGAGCCACCTGGCTCTGGAAAGTGTTTTCTCCACATATTCCTGCCCCTTTCCTTGACTCCAGAGCAATTCCAGCCTCTCCATGGAAAATTGTTGGTTCAAGCCGTTCTCCCTCCAGAAGGGCCACAATCATTTAAAATGAAGGCAGATTTGAGGGAAAAGTGAAGGATTTTAAGCATTAGGAGTTAACTGGGATTCTGGGTAAGCAGAAATTCCCTGGGTCACAGAATTAAAGCTCCAGGTTTGCCTcaaatcctttatttttatcctattttatttatttcaccgACTCCAAGGAGTGTTTACCCAACCGGATTATTGGGGTTGTCCTGTGTCCACCTCCCTCCAAAATGGCctcaattatttaaaatcaaggataattttggaaaaagagaaggattttgAATCTTAGGAATTGTGGATGAGCGGGAATCCCCTGGATGAGAGAATTAAAGCTCCAGGTTTGCCTCAAATcccttattttatttattttactgaacCCAGTGGAATCGTTGGGTTGTCTCGTGTCGATCCAGGAGTTGGACCCACCATCCCTGTGGGTGTGTCCCATGATTCCCAGTGAATCCCAGTGATTCCCAGTGATTCCCAGTGATCCCCAGTGACCCGTGGCTCTCTCCCTGATCTCCCAGGGGCACTCGGTGATCCGCTCGGCTGCCAGCTCGGCGCTGCCCCACATGTTGATGTCCCAGCGCGTCATCGCCCCCAACCCAGCGCAGCTTCAGGGGCAGCGGCTGCCGCAGAAACCCGGCCTGGTGCGGAGCAACACCCCCAGCATGACCCCCACCATCAACTACCAGCCGGTGCGTGGGATGGGCattggcaggagctgggctgggatgagTTGGCGTGGGTTGGGATGGTTTGGAGTGGGTTGGGATGGtttggagagagctgggatggtTTGGAGAGGTTGGACTGCTGTCTCCGCAGTGGTCCAGCCCTGTTATCCCGCTGTTCTCCCCGCTGATCCCACTGTTCTCCCTGTCCCCGCAGCAGTCCGGCTCATCGGTGCCGTGCCAGCGCTCCTCGTCCTCTGCCATCTACATGAACCTCGCATCCCACCTCCCATCGGGCTCCGTGGCCCGCGTGTCGTCGCCGCTGCCGAGCCCCAGCGCTCTGTCCGACGCCGCCAATTCCCAGGCAGCCGCCAAGCTCGCGCTCcggaagcagctggaaaagacaCTCCTGGAGATCCCGCCACCCAAGCCGCCGGCGCCGCTGCTGCACTTCCTGCCCAGCGCCGCCAACTCCGAGTTCATCTACatggtggggctggaggaggtggtGCAGAGCGTCATCGACAGCCAGGGTGTGTGTTCCCACTGGATTTTCCCAAAAAAAGTGGGAGTCTAGGGTGGTTCGGGGTGAAATCGGGGGGTTTTAGCCCGGATTTGGGGGTTTCCTGGGGCCTCTCCTGTTACTCTGACTACTTTGCCcggtggggctggaggaggtggtAACAGCCAAGGTGGGTGTTCCCAGGGAATTCCTGAGAAGACAGGGAatttgggaagggtttggggggggtcagGGCAGAGTCTGGGGTTTCAGTGCGAAATTTCAGGATTCTGGGATTGATTTGGAGGATTTCAGGCAAAACTTGTGGGATTTCAGGCCAAATCATGTGTATGATACCAGGCTCTGTGTAGAGCTGTTGGTGTGTGGGAGGGGTTTATCCCGATATCCCATGATCCCTCTGCCATTCCAGGGAAGAGCTACCCGGTGTCCCTGCACGTGGAGCCCTTCGTGTGCGGGCAGGGGGTTATCCCGGTATCCCATGATCCCTGTACCATTCCAGGGAAGAGCTGCCCGGTGTCCCTGCGCGTGGAGCCCTTCGTGTGCGGGCAGTGCCGCACGGATTTCACGCCGCACTGGAAGCAGGAGAAGGGCGGGCGCATCCTGTGCGAGCAGTGCCAGACCTCCAACCAGAAGAAGGCCCTGAAGGCCGAGCACACGAACCGCCTCAAGAACGCCTTCGTCAaggccctgcagcaggagcaggtcaGGCCCGGGATGCGCCGGAGctgggggaaaacagggatctGCAGTGGGAGCGCTGACACACCCggcccagcccattccaaagcacccatcccatcccaaaccaCTTGCGCATCCCATCCcgctcatcccatccc
It contains:
- the GATAD2B gene encoding transcriptional repressor p66-beta isoform X1 gives rise to the protein MERMERMTEDALRLNLLKRGLETGPEEREDVLAKRLKMEGHEAMERLKMLALLKRKDLAGLEVPHELPGKPDGIKGYEEKLNGSLRPHGDGRGSARPGKENINDEPVDMSARRSDPERGRLTPSPDIIVLSDNEASSPRSSSRMEERLKAANLEMFKGKSLEERQQLIKQLRDELRLEEARLVLLKKLRQSQLQKENVVQKTPVVQNAASIVQPSPAHVGQQGLSKIPARPGAQGVEPQNLRTLQGHSVIRSAASSALPHMLMSQRVIAPNPAQLQGQRLPQKPGLVRSNTPSMTPTINYQPQSGSSVPCQRSSSSAIYMNLASHLPSGSVARVSSPLPSPSALSDAANSQAAAKLALRKQLEKTLLEIPPPKPPAPLLHFLPSAANSEFIYMVGLEEVVQSVIDSQGKSCPVSLRVEPFVCGQCRTDFTPHWKQEKGGRILCEQCQTSNQKKALKAEHTNRLKNAFVKALQQEQEIEQRLQQQAALSPTAAPAVPSVGKQDGILRHHTLRQAPQPQSSLQRGIPTSARSMLSNFAQAPQLSVAGGLLGMPGVNIAYLNAGIGGHKASSLADRQREYLLDMIPPRSISQAISGQK
- the GATAD2B gene encoding transcriptional repressor p66-beta isoform X2, with translation MERMERMTEDALRLNLLKRGLETGPEEREDVLAKRLKMEGHEAMERLKMLALLKRKDLAGLEVPHELPGKPDGIKGYEEKLNGSLRPHGDGRGSARPGKENINDEPVDMSARRSDPERGRLTPSPDIIVLSDNEASSPRSSSRMEERLKAANLEMFKGKSLEERQQLIKQLRDELRLEEARLVLLKKLRQSQLQKENVVQKTPVVQNAASIVQPSPAHVGQQGLSKIPARPGAQGVEPQNLRTLQGHSVIRSAASSALPHMLMSQRVIAPNPAQLQGQRLPQKPGLVRSNTPSMTPTINYQPSGSSVPCQRSSSSAIYMNLASHLPSGSVARVSSPLPSPSALSDAANSQAAAKLALRKQLEKTLLEIPPPKPPAPLLHFLPSAANSEFIYMVGLEEVVQSVIDSQGKSCPVSLRVEPFVCGQCRTDFTPHWKQEKGGRILCEQCQTSNQKKALKAEHTNRLKNAFVKALQQEQEIEQRLQQQAALSPTAAPAVPSVGKQDGILRHHTLRQAPQPQSSLQRGIPTSARSMLSNFAQAPQLSVAGGLLGMPGVNIAYLNAGIGGHKASSLADRQREYLLDMIPPRSISQAISGQK
- the GATAD2B gene encoding transcriptional repressor p66-beta isoform X3, producing MERMTEDALRLNLLKRGLETGPEEREDVLAKRLKMEGHEAMERLKMLALLKRKDLAGLEVPHELPGKPDGIKGYEEKLNGSLRPHGDGRGSARPGKENINDEPVDMSARRSDPERGRLTPSPDIIVLSDNEASSPRSSSRMEERLKAANLEMFKGKSLEERQQLIKQLRDELRLEEARLVLLKKLRQSQLQKENVVQKTPVVQNAASIVQPSPAHVGQQGLSKIPARPGAQGVEPQNLRTLQGHSVIRSAASSALPHMLMSQRVIAPNPAQLQGQRLPQKPGLVRSNTPSMTPTINYQPQSGSSVPCQRSSSSAIYMNLASHLPSGSVARVSSPLPSPSALSDAANSQAAAKLALRKQLEKTLLEIPPPKPPAPLLHFLPSAANSEFIYMVGLEEVVQSVIDSQGKSCPVSLRVEPFVCGQCRTDFTPHWKQEKGGRILCEQCQTSNQKKALKAEHTNRLKNAFVKALQQEQEIEQRLQQQAALSPTAAPAVPSVGKQDGILRHHTLRQAPQPQSSLQRGIPTSARSMLSNFAQAPQLSVAGGLLGMPGVNIAYLNAGIGGHKASSLADRQREYLLDMIPPRSISQAISGQK